TGCTGTATTCGCACTGAGTTGCATGCCCACCATATGTTTAGGTAACAATTGATAAGCATAACAATATGAATCAACTAACAATtcgatttttttgtgtgtgcttaTTTTACAGATTCACAACGTGAAGGGCAATTAGGTAGTACATTTTAATCATTGACAGTACTTGGATCACAGTGTACAGAGGTGAATGTagacatttgtttacattttaaagatgtcaGCTTGTTTAACgactttgttattttaataaaacggACCTCTCAACCCATAGTAATGGTTAACACTGTCCATGGCTTCGAATATACTGGTTAGTGCAGTCATTGGGTTGTCTGCCTTATGCTATCAAGCCGTCAGTTGTTAGGCTTCAGGGTCAAAGTTCATTTGGTATTTTTTATGAGATAGTTTAGCTTGTACAAAGTTTGCAGGACCAATAGAGTCAAACATAAAATATGGTGGAAGTAAGTACAGGCAGTGAAAACACCCAGGATGGTGAGGAGCCGGGGACCGAGAGAAACAGACAAGTTGTTGAAGATGTTGCCCCAGACCCGGTCTTTCTTGAAACCAAGGAGGACCCGGAAGCCCAAAAGCTGAAGTCCGGGACCTGGATGTGGTCTGTCGTTTATCTTTGTTTCTATGGTTTCATGGTTCAGCTAAAGCCCGGGGAGCCTTTTATCACGCCGTACCTGCTCAGTCCAGAGAAGAACTTCACCAGAGCACAGGTGTGGTCCTTTTTTACCTTCTTGACtgaaatcaattaaaattgtgatgatgtcattcaaCCTGATTTTATTAGTAAGAATTTATTTCTGGGaaacatgtcatttttgttatttcctTGTGCACGTACTTGTGACAAGCGTTCCGGGTTATCTTTTACACAAGTCACATATTTGGCTTTGTTATTTGGTCGTCATACTGAGATGCAGCTGCTGGGGTCTGGCAAGCTATGGAAATATGGTCAAAGGTGACAATTTTTCCAAAACGGGTTAGATCTGCTCAGAGGAGAGCTTGTTCCGGTTTCACATCATACCGGCGAGGGAtgtaagggatagttcacaagaAAATCTGTAaccctcatttcaaacctgtatttaCTTgctttctgctgcagaacacaaaatatgttttgaaaaatttTGGTTACAAATGATAAGTTTCATAAATGTGTaagttttcaaattaaaatgtcattatgCAAGCATGTGTATGATAGCACACAAGCAGGCTTTGGCAATAAACTGCATGTCACGGTTATGCATTACCCCACATGAGTAATGCTCATTCTCTGTTTTCTTTACAGGTTACCAATGAAATCAACCCTGTGCTCTCCTATTCCTATATGGCAGTGCTTGTGCCGGTGTTTCTGCTGACCGATTACCTGCGCTACAAACCTGTGCTGATCCTTCAGAGCTTGAGTCATGTTTCCATCTGGCTCTTGCTGATTCTGGGCACATCATTGCTGGAAATGCAGTTGATGGAGTTCTTTTACGGCATCACTATGGCCGCCCGTGTGGCCTACTCTTCATACATCTTCTCTCTGGTGCCAGCGACCGTTTACCAACGTGTGGCCAGCTACTCGCGCACCTCTGTGCTCATGGGGGTCTTCACCAGCTCTGTGCTGGGTCAGTTGTTTGTGTCAGTGGGTGGTTTGTCATACATGACACTCAGCACAGTATCTCTGGGGTTTGTAACTGTGGGACTGCTGACGTCCTTTTGCCTGCCGTGGCCAAAGCGTagcatgttttttaataaaacacgcATGGAGGCGGAGCGGAAGGATGCGGCTCAGTCGGAATTGGCCGAGATGAAACCTTGCGAGAAGGATAACGTTGTGTCCTGGAAGACTTCGGTATTTGTTGGGATGGTGAAAGAATTAAAGCATGTGGTGAAAGTACCTAATTTAAGGCTCTGGAGTTTGTGGTGGGTGTTCAACTCCACTGGTTACTATTTAGTTCTGTTTTATGTGCACATCCTGTGGAATAAAGTTTATCCTGCCACAGAGAACAAGCATGTCTATAATGGAGCTGTTGAAGCCGCCTCTACATTAATAGGTAAGAGTTCAGACTATATATAACATATGTAATCAttaatttttaaatcattaacatAGATAATTGTTTGTTTAGCAGAAAGTGTTCTTGCATGAAGTTAACCGGCAAGAGAAAATTCCTATCATACGAAATTGGCAAGAAAAAGCAAACTTCATTTTCCCAGACCATTGAGCTTTAATATGAAACATGAAtgacacacacaacaaacacataaatacctttgctgtttgattttaaagggaaagttcaacaaaaaaatcgCCTTCAAAATGTGTCtaactttcttctgtgaaacacaaaagaagatattgtattatatttattgttgtttgataaccaacttttttttgaacTAGGGATATAGCAATAGCAAAACTGTCTGCATATTACCATGGTCACATGACCGTATGAATTAGGATAGGATAGGTCTTTCaggcctaacatagagaatgttagacaaaataatagatgttacctttggcaAGGTCTATCTGatgcaattatttattttataaaagggatttttaggtcatttgacccatcttAAACTAGAACTCATTCCTCTAAGCAGCAGTTATGATGAGAGGATAAAGAgaagaggatgcttatggcatgtttcaaagtcatcatttgtcttttgaaatattgcaataaataccGTACTGGACTTAATACAAAGGTATTATCATACAGtgagattttaatattgttacagggtttttcctggctcaaaatgaggcggaggtggtgccaCCCCGATCTTGTACATACGCACGTGTAGGCCTACCGTCCATTTACCAAACACTTAACAAACAACTCATAAAAGTTCATCAGGGATGTGATATGGATTTCCGTATTATTACCTCGCTGTGATCACCTGCGTAAATTGCATAAATTCGATTTTATTTAGTTGTAGTCATACAGCTGGCCAACAGGATCCTTTCTACGCTCTCTACGTCATGCACACGCTTGTTATAAATGCAGAGCGACCGCTTCATTCAGAAGAACATCATTTTGGGAATTATGTTTGTTTCCCGTGTCCAAACAGACTAATAGAAGCCAAACACGGCTGTTTTGGTACTCATAAATGTGCGTGGtgtcatgtcatttttaattaagtggGGAATGTACTGAACAGCGTTTTGAAACATATACAGAAAATCCAGAGTCTGGAAGTTGAGACGTCTATATGAtatgatttaacattaaaacattatctATATACAGGCCATTCCGTGATTCGATGGCTTGAAACTATTCGAATGGCAACTATACAAATGGCCGATCTGGTCACTGTAATATAAACACGTTGAAGTCTCTACTGAAAgcctacatttaaataaactaaaaccgCAACATGAATCGTTTGCAAAACCTGCGGATTAATTTGGAAAAACGCTTTATGAATAGATTCGCCAACTAGTGGCTGTGTATGGAAGTCTTTTGAGGCCacataattttttactttgtgttCAATTATAATTTAAGGAATTGTTTCTgattattacaataaaatttaaatagGCTTAGTATAAACTTCTCAAGGGCCATTTGTAAATGCCaatttatttgactttatttgaaCCATGATTGACAGCTTCTTGAACCAATCGGCAACCGAGACGGTGGTGCCTAAAAAGAACAACAGCGAAAGGCAGGGAGAGCGCTTGAGATGAAAACACGCACGTCTATGTATCTAACACATCTTTGttcaaaacttttgcgttctgaataaaagaaagaaagtcataaaggtttgaaaggACACAAGGATGATGAAgaactttttgggtgaactgtccctttaaggctttTTCATATTTGGATTTACTGAAAAGCGTTTCTCCACCTGAATCTATAATTTGGCATCTTTACAAACTTAAACCTCAGACTGCGAACAAACCTATTGCTTATCATGCCAAGCACTGTATCATTATTTCACGACTAACAACATGTCTACACCGGATAAAAGGCATTACACCATAGAACGGCTTAGAACCcattaaaattgtacattttgtccacactagATGAGGCGCGACGTGTCAATCGCATTAGAACAAGCCGTGTGTCCGtcgcgtctggtgtagacaccCTGTTGGTCATAAAAGctaaatcattttttgtgtgtttcatagGTGCGATGACATCCTTTGCAGCGGGTTATGTAAAAATTCGCTGGAACCTTTGGTCTGAGCTGGTGATTGGATTGATCACTGGTGCTCAGGCTGGTCTACTGCTGCTTATGGGCACCACTGACAATATCTGGGTTTGCTATGTGGCATACGCTCTGTTTAGAGGCTTCTACCAGTTCTTGGTTCCAATCGCGATGTGAGTAATGTGTGACTTTCTACTTTATTAAGATCTTCCCTGATGTTTAAAACCTTTTCAACGATTAATTGTGATAAGTCGCATCCagaatgaaagtgtgtgtttacataatatgtctgtgcactgtgcatatttattttgtatttacaaacacatacgcgcacacatacatgtatatatttaagaaatatttactatatatcaatatattttgtaaaatgtattttcttaaataccaaattaaaatgcacagtgcacagacattaGGCGAACACAAACTttatcgcgattaatcatttaacagccctatattatttttttttaaatattttttgtggtaAAATATTCGGCTTAAAAGGTTGTTGCTTATTACTAGCACCCACTCTCTATTGAAACGACTGTTATAAAAGATGGAGTTTGGAAAATGTTCACTGTTGCACCTGTGAAAACATGTAGCCGACTTTAGATAGAACAAGAATTTTGTTGTAGTTTGCCACATAGTGAGAGAGAATCACATCATGAGCACAGAACACATGGCAAGGTGTTAACCTCTGATAATCTCTTAAGCTCTGCCTTATTAGATACAAGCTTGAAAATGAGTTAACTCTTTGGTGTATAGACATATTggtcttttaaaaagaaaattgtagATTTACACATTATGCCTacacatattttacacaaactGCCTATAGAGTGTTCACGTGTTTTGTTCTAATATGCAGtttatcatttgtgtttttttcccctCTCAGTTTCCAGATTGCGTCCTCTCTCAATAAAGAATTGTGTGCACTAGTGTTTGGAGTTAACACTTTCCTTGGGACAGtcctgaagacgatcatcaccaTCATTGTAGCAGATAAGAGAGGATTGGCTTTAAATGTTCACTCTCAGGTGTGTACaattacatttagacatttagcagatgctttaatccaaagtgatttacaacGTCATTAAGGAAAACAAAGTGATTGACGTCTTAAAGTAGGGATGCAGGATATTAATCGGCACTCAGATATTATTggttataaattaaatatcgCATCGGCCGATATGAAAAATTACGCAGATATGCCTTgccaataaaaaaagtgtttattttgtg
This DNA window, taken from Triplophysa dalaica isolate WHDGS20190420 chromosome 6, ASM1584641v1, whole genome shotgun sequence, encodes the following:
- the slc19a1 gene encoding reduced folate transporter; this encodes MVEVSTGSENTQDGEEPGTERNRQVVEDVAPDPVFLETKEDPEAQKLKSGTWMWSVVYLCFYGFMVQLKPGEPFITPYLLSPEKNFTRAQVTNEINPVLSYSYMAVLVPVFLLTDYLRYKPVLILQSLSHVSIWLLLILGTSLLEMQLMEFFYGITMAARVAYSSYIFSLVPATVYQRVASYSRTSVLMGVFTSSVLGQLFVSVGGLSYMTLSTVSLGFVTVGLLTSFCLPWPKRSMFFNKTRMEAERKDAAQSELAEMKPCEKDNVVSWKTSVFVGMVKELKHVVKVPNLRLWSLWWVFNSTGYYLVLFYVHILWNKVYPATENKHVYNGAVEAASTLIGAMTSFAAGYVKIRWNLWSELVIGLITGAQAGLLLLMGTTDNIWVCYVAYALFRGFYQFLVPIAIFQIASSLNKELCALVFGVNTFLGTVLKTIITIIVADKRGLALNVHSQFLIYFFYFTLLTVIYLSCSAWIIMRHYSSARAEERHTEVALTAEQSPIASPACEEHNGTSIKA